One window of the Thermasporomyces composti genome contains the following:
- a CDS encoding M23 family metallopeptidase — translation MTRSASTTTALSATSAKERIAAESDDAKQTPAEGTTKQDPPAPKETTAQRADADPEKADRPSSEGVEQKTGRDEESATTTKAEARKAEATKAAQPEKEAEPNKETEQSKEAGPEDETAEQEEAREAAEERAARERSNPEWVLPIESYVLTGRFGQSGNRWASYHHGLDFAADSGTPIRAVGRGEIIAAGWEGAYGNRILVRHPDGTVTLYAHMSGFERTSGTVEPGTVIGYVGATGNVTGPHLHLEVRPNGGGLNSAIDPFAWLADKGLDP, via the coding sequence ATGACGAGGAGCGCGTCGACCACCACCGCGCTTTCCGCCACATCGGCGAAGGAGCGGATCGCTGCGGAGTCCGACGACGCGAAGCAGACGCCGGCAGAGGGGACCACGAAGCAGGATCCGCCTGCGCCGAAGGAGACCACCGCTCAGCGTGCCGACGCGGACCCGGAGAAGGCCGACCGCCCGTCCTCCGAGGGCGTCGAGCAGAAGACCGGCCGGGATGAGGAGTCCGCCACCACGACGAAGGCCGAGGCGCGAAAGGCCGAGGCGACGAAGGCAGCCCAGCCGGAGAAGGAAGCCGAGCCGAACAAGGAGACCGAGCAGAGCAAGGAGGCCGGGCCGGAGGACGAGACCGCCGAGCAGGAGGAGGCTCGTGAGGCCGCCGAGGAGCGGGCCGCCCGGGAGAGGAGCAACCCCGAGTGGGTCCTGCCGATCGAGTCGTACGTCCTCACGGGGCGGTTCGGGCAGAGCGGCAACAGGTGGGCGTCGTACCACCACGGACTCGACTTCGCGGCCGACAGCGGCACACCCATCCGTGCCGTGGGCCGCGGTGAGATCATCGCTGCCGGCTGGGAGGGTGCGTACGGCAATCGGATCCTCGTCCGCCACCCCGACGGCACCGTGACGCTGTACGCCCACATGTCCGGGTTCGAGCGGACGTCGGGGACCGTCGAACCCGGCACGGTGATCGGGTACGTGGGCGCGACCGGGAACGTCACCGGCCCGCACCTGCACCTGGAGGTCCGGCCGAACGGTGGTGGGCTGAACTCCGCGATCGACCCCTTCGCGTGGCTGGCCGACAAGGGGCTCGACCCATGA
- a CDS encoding sugar phosphate isomerase/epimerase family protein, with protein MAETGSTTSTFFTSLSLGALGFDPGFSTVVDLATEFGFDAVEPDLRHLRTLSEQELAKLPDQLADRGLRWGVAGVPVDLSAEAATFAKQLVELEAHAATLAAAGVTRAGTWIRPMSDTLTYRRNFARWVERVALVDEVLAAAGIRFGLEYVGPKTMWSTERYPFVHTLAEVRELLAAVGSSNVGVILDSFHWYTSGETADDIRQLSASQVISVDLNDAPAGLERDEQQDLSRMLPGATGVIDLASFVGALRDIGYAGPVKVEPFNAELRELPVRDAVARTAEALRAVL; from the coding sequence GTGGCCGAGACAGGCTCCACGACCAGCACGTTCTTCACCAGCCTCAGCCTGGGCGCGCTCGGCTTCGACCCAGGCTTCTCGACCGTCGTGGACTTGGCCACGGAGTTCGGGTTCGACGCCGTCGAACCCGACCTGCGGCACCTGCGGACGCTGTCGGAGCAGGAGCTCGCCAAGCTGCCGGACCAGCTCGCGGACCGTGGGCTGCGCTGGGGGGTGGCCGGCGTGCCGGTCGACCTCAGCGCCGAAGCCGCGACGTTCGCCAAGCAGCTGGTCGAGCTCGAGGCGCACGCCGCGACGCTCGCCGCGGCGGGTGTCACGCGCGCGGGAACGTGGATCCGACCGATGAGCGACACCCTGACCTACCGCCGCAACTTCGCTCGCTGGGTCGAGCGGGTGGCGCTCGTGGACGAGGTGCTCGCCGCCGCCGGGATCCGGTTCGGCCTGGAGTACGTCGGCCCCAAGACGATGTGGTCGACCGAGCGCTACCCGTTCGTGCACACCCTCGCTGAGGTGCGCGAGCTGCTCGCCGCGGTCGGCAGCTCCAATGTCGGCGTGATCCTCGACAGCTTCCACTGGTACACCTCCGGCGAGACCGCCGACGACATTCGGCAACTCTCCGCCAGCCAGGTCATCTCGGTCGACCTCAACGACGCTCCGGCCGGTCTGGAGCGCGACGAGCAACAGGACTTGTCGCGGATGCTGCCCGGGGCGACCGGTGTCATCGACCTGGCCAGCTTCGTCGGTGCGTTGCGCGACATCGGGTACGCCGGACCGGTCAAGGTGGAGCCGTTCAACGCCGAGCTGCGCGAGCTTCCGGTTCGGGACGCCGTGGCGCGAACGGCGGAGGCGCTGCGAGCCGTCCTCTAA
- a CDS encoding methionine synthase, with protein sequence MDVELPWGPGTASGVGSLPYTDPMEATRVVLGELPDLPHLPELPTRGPGADMVGRSCALLVGLGVDLQPAGWRLTAAPGRDQRRARSTLGQDLDALEELTQGYTGPLKVQVAGPWTLAASVELPRGGRVLGDHGARRDLAQSLAEGLTEHLADVRRRVPGASLVLQVDEPSLPAVLSGAIPTPSGFSRYRSVDNPEAEALVREVVSAADAQGAIPIVHCCGSEVPFELLVRGGARGLSFDMARVRDADVEALAAAVEQGVTLFVGAVPAVPGPEDASTKPSREGPRGPSDLEVTRAVLRFWRTLGFPEETAARGCVVTPSCGLAGAEPAWTRTVLTLVRKVAAHLDDRPDSATAPDDERS encoded by the coding sequence GTGGATGTGGAGCTTCCCTGGGGACCTGGAACGGCGAGCGGGGTGGGCTCGCTGCCGTATACCGATCCGATGGAGGCCACGAGGGTCGTCCTCGGCGAGCTTCCCGACCTTCCGCATCTACCTGAGCTGCCGACGCGTGGACCCGGTGCGGACATGGTCGGTCGGTCGTGCGCCTTGCTGGTCGGTCTGGGCGTTGACCTTCAGCCAGCCGGCTGGCGGCTCACGGCCGCACCGGGACGTGACCAACGGCGGGCTCGGTCGACGCTCGGCCAAGACCTCGACGCGTTGGAGGAGCTGACCCAGGGCTACACCGGCCCGCTGAAGGTCCAGGTCGCGGGGCCCTGGACGCTCGCCGCCTCGGTGGAGCTTCCGCGCGGTGGTCGAGTCCTCGGTGACCACGGCGCGCGACGTGACCTCGCGCAGTCCCTGGCGGAGGGACTCACCGAGCACCTGGCGGACGTGCGCCGACGTGTCCCGGGCGCCAGCCTCGTGCTGCAAGTGGACGAGCCGTCTCTGCCGGCCGTGCTCAGTGGAGCCATACCGACGCCCTCCGGCTTCTCCCGCTACCGGTCCGTCGACAACCCCGAGGCGGAGGCGCTCGTGCGCGAGGTGGTCAGCGCCGCCGACGCACAGGGGGCGATCCCGATCGTGCATTGCTGCGGGTCCGAGGTCCCGTTCGAGTTGCTGGTCCGCGGAGGGGCTCGTGGCCTGTCGTTCGACATGGCGCGGGTCCGTGACGCGGATGTCGAGGCGCTCGCGGCGGCGGTCGAGCAGGGCGTGACGCTGTTCGTGGGAGCGGTACCCGCCGTCCCCGGCCCTGAGGACGCGTCGACGAAGCCCTCGCGGGAGGGTCCGCGAGGGCCGTCCGACCTTGAGGTGACTCGGGCGGTTCTGCGTTTCTGGCGCACGCTCGGGTTTCCGGAGGAGACCGCCGCTCGCGGGTGTGTGGTCACGCCGTCCTGCGGCCTCGCGGGAGCCGAGCCGGCCTGGACGCGGACCGTCCTCACTCTGGTCCGCAAGGTCGCCGCGCATCTGGACGACCGCCCGGACAGCGCCACCGCGCCCGACGACGAGCGCTCGTGA
- a CDS encoding electron transfer flavoprotein subunit alpha/FixB family protein yields MSEVLVLVDHVNGTVRKTTTELLTIARRLGEPSAVFIGAGYEQATSTLAAFGAQKVYLLEQPELSDYLVAPKAEALAQLAERAQPVAILLPSDSEGKEVAGRLAIKLESGLVTDAVDVEPGEDGIPVTTQSVFAGTYTVRAAVTKGTPIITVKPNATTPEPAPAQPVEEKVEVTVSEAAKAARIVERSPRAQTGRPELTEASIVVAGGRGVGSAEGFALIEELADVLGGAVGASRAAVDAGWYPHAYQVGQTGKTVSPQLYIAAGISGAIQHRAGMQTSRTVVVVNKDPEAPIFEMADFGVVGDLHKVLPQAIEEIRRRRG; encoded by the coding sequence ATGAGCGAAGTCCTCGTCCTGGTCGACCACGTCAACGGGACCGTCCGCAAGACCACCACCGAGCTGCTGACCATCGCTCGCCGGCTCGGCGAGCCGTCCGCCGTCTTCATCGGTGCCGGGTACGAGCAGGCCACGAGCACCCTCGCCGCGTTCGGCGCCCAGAAGGTCTATCTGCTGGAGCAGCCGGAGCTCTCCGACTACCTCGTCGCTCCCAAGGCTGAGGCGCTCGCCCAGCTCGCCGAGCGAGCTCAACCGGTCGCGATCCTCCTGCCCTCCGACTCCGAAGGCAAGGAGGTGGCGGGTCGGCTGGCGATCAAGCTCGAGTCGGGGCTGGTGACCGACGCGGTCGACGTGGAGCCTGGCGAGGACGGCATCCCGGTGACGACGCAGTCCGTGTTCGCCGGCACCTACACCGTGCGCGCGGCGGTGACCAAGGGCACGCCGATCATCACCGTCAAGCCGAACGCCACCACGCCGGAGCCGGCGCCCGCGCAACCGGTCGAGGAGAAGGTCGAGGTCACGGTCTCGGAGGCGGCGAAGGCGGCACGGATCGTCGAACGGTCGCCGCGCGCCCAGACCGGCCGTCCCGAGCTCACGGAGGCGTCGATCGTGGTCGCCGGGGGTCGCGGGGTCGGATCTGCCGAGGGCTTCGCTCTCATCGAGGAGCTCGCCGACGTGCTGGGCGGGGCGGTGGGCGCGTCCCGAGCGGCGGTCGACGCGGGCTGGTACCCCCACGCGTACCAAGTCGGCCAGACGGGCAAGACGGTGTCGCCGCAGCTGTACATCGCGGCCGGTATCTCCGGAGCGATCCAGCATCGCGCCGGTATGCAGACCTCGCGCACCGTGGTCGTGGTGAACAAGGATCCCGAAGCACCGATCTTCGAGATGGCCGACTTCGGCGTCGTGGGCGATCTCCACAAAGTCCTGCCCCAGGCCATCGAGGAGATCCGCCGTCGCCGTGGCTGA
- the thiM gene encoding hydroxyethylthiazole kinase has protein sequence MPTTLTADHVADALERLRAEQPLVHCLTNIVAAPLTANALLAVGASPAMVDGPDAGDLARAAAGVLVNIGTVTHATAEGMRAAVRARRDIGGRWVLDPVAAGALPYRAALAAELLDIWAPTVVRGNPSEVLALTGRFGGKGVDSDASPDDAGDAARALAGKHGTTVAVSGPVDYLTDGQRTVRVANGHALLSKVSGAGCVLGALVAGFLAVVDDPLLAATSATVVLTVAGEEAEASGATRPGSFAVALVDQLHAVDAATIRRAARIH, from the coding sequence ATGCCGACCACTCTCACGGCCGACCACGTCGCCGACGCGCTCGAGCGACTGAGGGCCGAGCAGCCACTCGTTCACTGTCTCACCAACATCGTCGCCGCTCCGCTGACCGCCAACGCGTTGTTGGCGGTGGGTGCTTCGCCCGCGATGGTGGACGGACCAGACGCCGGCGATCTGGCGAGAGCCGCAGCCGGGGTCCTCGTCAACATCGGCACGGTCACCCACGCCACCGCCGAAGGAATGCGTGCCGCTGTGCGAGCTCGGCGCGACATCGGTGGTCGGTGGGTGCTCGACCCGGTCGCCGCGGGAGCCCTTCCCTATCGCGCGGCGCTGGCCGCGGAGCTGCTCGACATCTGGGCGCCGACCGTCGTGCGCGGCAATCCATCCGAGGTGCTCGCGCTCACCGGACGCTTCGGTGGCAAGGGCGTGGACTCCGATGCGTCACCTGACGACGCGGGTGATGCCGCGCGAGCACTTGCCGGCAAGCACGGCACCACGGTCGCGGTGAGTGGTCCGGTCGATTACCTGACCGACGGCCAGCGGACCGTCCGAGTGGCCAACGGTCACGCTCTGTTGTCGAAAGTCTCCGGCGCGGGGTGTGTGCTCGGCGCGCTGGTGGCGGGATTCCTCGCCGTCGTCGACGACCCCTTGCTGGCCGCGACGTCCGCCACCGTCGTCCTCACCGTGGCGGGCGAGGAGGCGGAGGCGTCGGGGGCGACCCGACCTGGTTCCTTCGCGGTGGCGCTGGTGGACCAGCTCCACGCGGTCGACGCGGCGACGATCCGACGCGCGGCAAGGATCCATTGA
- a CDS encoding cysteine desulfurase family protein: MSTVYLDHAATTPMLPEAVAAVTAHLPAVGNASSLHASGRAARRVVEESRETIAEALGARPSEVIFTSGGTEADNLAVKGLYWARNAADPRRRRVLVSAVEHHAVLDAAAWLGSSCGAQVEWLPVDSVGRVDVEAVRATIERDPASVALLTVMWANNEVGTVQPVSELAALAREFDIPVHTDAVQAVGQLPVDFASSGVDAMTVTGHKLGGPVGVGALVVRREITLTPLLHGGGQEREVRSGTLDVPAIAGFAAAVRVATQRQPELAARLSQLRDELVERVLAAVPDATLNGDPSFELSRRLPGNAHFSFVGCEGDSLLLLLDARGIECSTGSACSAGVAEPSHVLLAMGQDEARARGSLRFSLGHTSTRSDVEALGEAIGPVVERARAAGLVNAVAGGSG, from the coding sequence ATGAGCACCGTCTATCTCGACCACGCCGCGACCACGCCGATGCTTCCCGAGGCCGTCGCGGCGGTCACCGCTCACCTGCCCGCGGTCGGGAACGCCTCCTCGCTGCACGCGTCCGGCCGCGCCGCGCGCCGCGTCGTCGAGGAGTCGCGGGAGACGATCGCGGAGGCGCTGGGCGCTCGACCGTCTGAAGTGATCTTCACGAGTGGCGGGACGGAGGCGGACAATCTGGCGGTGAAAGGGCTGTACTGGGCCCGGAACGCCGCCGATCCACGCCGTCGCCGCGTCCTGGTCAGTGCCGTCGAGCACCACGCGGTCCTCGACGCCGCCGCGTGGTTGGGGAGCTCGTGCGGCGCGCAGGTCGAGTGGCTGCCCGTCGACAGCGTGGGGCGCGTGGACGTGGAGGCGGTCCGCGCCACCATCGAGCGGGATCCCGCCTCGGTCGCGTTGCTGACGGTCATGTGGGCCAACAACGAGGTCGGGACCGTCCAACCGGTCAGCGAGCTCGCGGCGCTCGCCCGCGAGTTCGACATTCCGGTCCACACCGACGCGGTTCAGGCGGTCGGCCAGCTGCCGGTCGACTTCGCCTCGTCCGGTGTCGACGCCATGACGGTGACCGGCCACAAGCTGGGCGGGCCGGTCGGGGTCGGCGCGCTCGTGGTCCGCAGGGAGATCACTCTCACACCGTTGCTGCACGGCGGCGGGCAGGAACGCGAGGTACGGTCGGGCACCCTCGACGTCCCCGCGATCGCCGGCTTCGCGGCGGCGGTGCGGGTCGCCACCCAGCGCCAGCCCGAGCTCGCGGCCCGGCTGAGCCAGCTGCGCGACGAGCTCGTCGAACGCGTTCTGGCCGCGGTGCCGGACGCCACGCTCAACGGTGACCCGTCGTTCGAGCTGAGCCGCCGACTGCCCGGCAACGCCCACTTCTCGTTCGTCGGCTGTGAAGGCGACTCGCTCTTGCTGCTGCTCGACGCTCGAGGGATCGAGTGCTCCACGGGATCGGCTTGCTCGGCCGGTGTCGCGGAGCCGAGCCACGTCCTGCTCGCGATGGGTCAGGACGAGGCGCGGGCCCGCGGCTCGCTGCGGTTCAGCCTCGGTCACACCTCGACCCGCTCCGACGTCGAGGCGCTCGGCGAGGCGATCGGGCCGGTCGTGGAGCGGGCACGCGCCGCCGGGCTGGTCAACGCCGTCGCCGGAGGGTCGGGCTGA
- a CDS encoding electron transfer flavoprotein subunit beta/FixA family protein — MHIVVCVKYVPDAAADRTFDPADNTVDRANVAGVLSELDEHAIEAALSLVEAHGGEITAVTVGPSDAATAVKKALQMGADRGVVVSDDAIHGSDAIATSLVLARAVTKIRETSPVDLVLCGMASTDGGMSVVPAMLAERLGLPQVTFAAAVEVSDGTVRVRRDGETATETIEAPLPAVVSVTDQANEPRYPSFKGIMAAKKKPLETWSLADLGIDAHEVGLSAAWSTVRSFERRPARQKGTVVTDDGDGGRALVAFLAEQKFV; from the coding sequence ATGCACATCGTCGTCTGTGTCAAGTACGTGCCGGACGCGGCCGCCGACCGCACCTTCGATCCTGCGGACAACACCGTCGACCGAGCCAACGTCGCGGGCGTCCTCAGCGAGCTGGACGAGCACGCGATCGAGGCGGCCCTCAGCTTGGTCGAAGCGCACGGCGGCGAGATCACCGCCGTGACCGTCGGTCCGTCGGACGCGGCTACCGCAGTCAAGAAGGCCTTGCAGATGGGCGCCGACCGCGGCGTGGTGGTGTCCGACGACGCCATCCACGGCTCCGACGCGATCGCCACGTCCTTGGTCCTCGCCCGTGCGGTGACGAAGATCCGCGAGACCTCACCGGTCGACCTGGTCCTGTGCGGTATGGCGTCGACGGACGGCGGGATGTCGGTCGTCCCCGCGATGCTCGCCGAGCGTCTGGGCCTTCCCCAGGTGACGTTCGCCGCGGCGGTCGAGGTCAGCGACGGCACCGTGCGCGTTCGACGGGACGGCGAGACGGCCACCGAGACGATCGAGGCACCACTGCCCGCGGTGGTCTCGGTCACCGACCAAGCCAACGAGCCGCGGTACCCGTCCTTCAAGGGGATCATGGCGGCGAAGAAGAAGCCGCTGGAGACCTGGAGCCTCGCCGACCTCGGCATCGACGCGCACGAGGTCGGGTTGTCCGCCGCCTGGTCGACGGTCCGGTCGTTCGAGCGGCGACCGGCCCGACAGAAGGGAACCGTCGTCACCGACGACGGCGACGGCGGACGGGCGCTCGTCGCGTTCTTGGCCGAGCAGAAGTTCGTGTGA
- the thiD gene encoding bifunctional hydroxymethylpyrimidine kinase/phosphomethylpyrimidine kinase has translation MNPPIALTIATSDPSGGAGIQADLKTFSALGAYGTAVLVALTAQNTHGVTGVHVVPTAFITQQLETLVADVSVDAVKIGMLANAEVVNTVADFLERHRPPSVVLDPVMVATSGDRLLDASAVRDLRDRLLPLADLVTPNLPEAAALLETEPAREDEEIIRQADALRELGVARVLLKGGHRVESAESADYYVDGDVSRWLRAPRVDTTHTHGTGCTLSSAIAALRPRRPDWLSAIEDAKRYVTQSLRAADAVKVGSGHGPVHHFHAWWR, from the coding sequence ATGAATCCTCCGATCGCCCTGACCATCGCGACCAGTGACCCGTCCGGCGGTGCCGGCATCCAGGCGGACCTGAAGACGTTCTCAGCTCTCGGCGCCTACGGAACCGCTGTGCTCGTGGCGCTGACGGCGCAGAACACCCATGGCGTCACCGGGGTGCACGTCGTGCCGACGGCGTTCATCACCCAACAGCTCGAGACGCTCGTCGCGGACGTCAGCGTCGACGCCGTCAAGATCGGCATGCTGGCCAACGCCGAGGTCGTCAACACCGTCGCGGACTTCCTTGAACGGCACCGTCCGCCCTCCGTGGTCCTGGACCCGGTGATGGTCGCGACGAGTGGCGACCGGCTGCTCGACGCGAGCGCGGTGCGCGACCTGCGAGACCGCCTCCTGCCGTTGGCCGACCTCGTGACCCCCAACCTGCCGGAGGCCGCCGCCCTGCTCGAGACAGAGCCGGCGCGCGAGGATGAGGAGATCATCCGGCAGGCGGACGCGCTCCGTGAGCTCGGCGTCGCGCGGGTCCTGCTGAAGGGCGGGCACCGGGTCGAGTCGGCGGAGTCCGCCGACTACTACGTCGACGGCGACGTGTCCCGTTGGCTGCGTGCTCCTCGCGTCGACACCACCCACACCCACGGCACCGGGTGCACGCTGTCCTCGGCGATCGCCGCGCTCCGCCCGCGCCGGCCGGACTGGCTCAGCGCGATCGAGGACGCCAAGCGGTACGTCACCCAGTCCCTGCGCGCCGCCGACGCGGTGAAGGTCGGCAGCGGCCACGGCCCCGTCCACCACTTCCACGCCTGGTGGCGATGA
- the thiE gene encoding thiamine phosphate synthase has protein sequence MSAPPLDLSVYLVTDTRLCGARGVVDTVTAAVAGGVTVVQLRDPNASARELVELGLRLREALSGLGIPLLINDRADVARAVGADGVHVGQRDLPAPAAREIVGPDAYVGLSVHDVADLYEDDGGGHDEPHRSGPATLRLRDELAAVDYLGVGPVFAQQTKPDAGTPIGLRGLAEVCAAAPLPCVAIGGIDASSAGAVRAVGAAGVAVVSAICGQPDPMAAARTLRDAFLEGARDESSDRPDHRDQ, from the coding sequence ATGTCCGCGCCACCGCTTGATCTGTCCGTCTACCTCGTCACCGACACCCGGCTGTGTGGGGCGCGCGGTGTCGTGGACACGGTGACTGCCGCTGTGGCCGGTGGGGTGACGGTGGTCCAGCTTCGTGACCCGAACGCCAGCGCGCGGGAGCTGGTGGAGCTCGGCCTTCGGCTGCGTGAGGCGTTGTCCGGCTTGGGCATCCCGTTGCTCATCAACGACCGCGCCGACGTCGCGAGGGCTGTCGGCGCGGATGGCGTCCACGTGGGGCAGAGGGACCTTCCCGCGCCGGCGGCGCGCGAGATCGTGGGACCGGACGCCTACGTTGGCCTGTCGGTCCACGACGTCGCCGATCTGTACGAGGACGACGGTGGTGGTCACGACGAACCCCACCGGAGTGGCCCCGCCACCCTCCGACTCCGCGACGAGCTCGCGGCCGTGGACTACCTCGGCGTCGGTCCGGTCTTCGCCCAGCAGACGAAGCCCGACGCCGGAACGCCGATCGGGCTGCGTGGCCTCGCCGAGGTCTGCGCCGCGGCGCCGCTGCCGTGTGTGGCGATCGGCGGCATCGACGCCTCGTCGGCGGGGGCGGTGCGAGCCGTTGGGGCCGCTGGTGTCGCCGTCGTGAGCGCGATCTGCGGTCAGCCCGATCCGATGGCGGCGGCGCGCACGTTGCGCGACGCCTTTCTCGAGGGAGCGCGTGATGAATCCTCCGATCGCCCTGACCATCGCGACCAGTGA
- the mnmA gene encoding tRNA 2-thiouridine(34) synthase MnmA, which yields MRVLAAMSGGVDSAVAAARAVDAGHEVTGVHLALSRNPASYRSGARGCCTLEDARDARRAADVLGIPFYVWDLADRFHADVVQDFVDEYAAGRTPNPCLRCNEKIKFAAVLERALALGFDAVCTGHYARLVDGPHGRELHRAVDPDKDQSYVLGVLTAEQLAHAMFPLGDSLKSEVRAEAAARGLAVADKPDSHDICFVADGDTAGFLARQLGERPATVVDEDGTVLARRKSSFAFTVGQRRGLGLDRPAPDGKPRYVLSIEPVTRTVTVGRRERLRVATIEGTRPRWCGPAPEGVVSCHAQIRAHAEALPARAWVDGDVLTVELEEPAFGVAPGQAVVLYDGSRVIGSATIARTAA from the coding sequence ATGCGGGTACTCGCCGCCATGTCGGGCGGGGTGGACTCGGCGGTGGCCGCCGCCCGAGCGGTCGACGCTGGTCACGAGGTCACCGGCGTCCATCTCGCGCTGTCCCGCAACCCCGCGTCCTATCGCAGCGGCGCCCGAGGCTGCTGCACGCTCGAGGACGCGCGCGACGCCCGCCGCGCCGCGGACGTGCTCGGCATCCCCTTCTACGTCTGGGATCTCGCCGACCGTTTCCACGCCGACGTCGTCCAGGACTTCGTGGACGAGTACGCCGCCGGCCGTACGCCGAACCCGTGCCTGCGCTGCAACGAGAAGATCAAGTTCGCGGCCGTGCTCGAACGGGCGCTCGCGCTCGGCTTCGACGCCGTCTGCACCGGGCACTACGCCCGGCTGGTCGACGGCCCGCACGGCCGTGAGCTGCACCGGGCGGTCGATCCTGACAAGGACCAGTCCTACGTGCTCGGGGTGCTCACCGCCGAGCAGCTCGCGCACGCGATGTTTCCGCTCGGGGATTCCCTGAAGTCCGAGGTGCGCGCCGAGGCCGCGGCTCGCGGGCTCGCGGTGGCCGACAAGCCCGACAGCCACGACATCTGCTTCGTGGCCGACGGTGACACGGCCGGGTTCCTGGCTCGTCAGCTCGGGGAGCGGCCCGCCACGGTCGTGGACGAGGACGGCACCGTCCTCGCCCGCCGGAAGTCGAGCTTCGCGTTCACCGTGGGACAGCGGCGCGGCCTCGGTCTGGATCGGCCCGCGCCTGACGGCAAGCCACGCTACGTGCTGTCCATCGAGCCGGTCACCCGCACGGTCACGGTGGGGCGACGGGAGCGACTGCGGGTCGCCACCATCGAGGGCACCCGGCCACGCTGGTGCGGGCCTGCGCCGGAGGGTGTGGTGTCCTGCCACGCGCAGATCCGGGCCCACGCGGAGGCGCTGCCGGCCCGGGCCTGGGTCGACGGCGACGTGCTCACCGTCGAGTTGGAGGAGCCCGCCTTCGGCGTCGCGCCCGGGCAGGCTGTCGTCTTGTACGACGGGAGCCGCGTGATCGGTTCGGCGACCATCGCCCGCACCGCGGCCTGA